The nucleotide window GCGGTTGACCTCGTCGGTACCCAGCCAGTGTTCTGCGTTCGGCGACAACAGATACGCGCCGTCGATCTGCTGATCGGGTCCGAAAGAGGTGACGAAGGGGCCGAACACCGCCAGCAGCACGACGAGACCGACAAGCACACTGCCGACCAGTCCGGTGCCACGGAACAGGCTGCGCCACAACGGGGATCGGGAACCGTGGGCCTCGCGGTCATCCGGACTCTCGGGCAGCAGCCCGGGCGCGAGGTCGGGGTCCGGCGTGGCGCCGGTCGTCGACGCACCGGAGAACCCGGTGAGGCTGTGGGACATGTCTATTCACCTGCCAGACGGATACGGGGGTCGAGCCAGGCATGCGCGATGTCGGCCAGCAACTGGATGATCACGAAAACGGCCACCGAGAGCAGGACGAGCACCTGGACGAGGGGGTAGTCGCGCGAGAAGATCCCCTCCTCGGTGAGGAGACCGAGGCCGGGCCACCCGAAAATCGACTCGACCAGCACAGCGCCTCCGAGCAGCGCACCGACCGTCAGTCCGAGAGCGGTGAGAGTGGGTGGAAGAGCGTTGCGCAGAGCGTGTCTCACGACGATGTCGGAATGCGACACCCCCAGCGCGCGGGCGGTCAGCACGTAGGGCTGCCGCAACTCGGTGCGGATCGACTCGGTGAGGAACCGTGCCAGCATGGCGCCCGCCGGGAGGCCGAGCGTGAGTGCGGGCAGCAGCAGATACTGCGCGCTGATCTGCAGACTGTCGGTGAATCCGTCGGGTGGTGTTCCGCCGGCCGGCAGCCATCGGAGGCGGACCCCGAACACCAGGATCAGCACGGTCCCGACGACGAACGTCGGCAATGCGATCGCGGCCGCGTTCACGCTCGTGAGCACGGCGTTGACGATCCTGTTGTCCCACAGCGTCGCCGCCAGGCTCAGCCCGAAGGCCAACACCAGCGCGACGACGAGCGCGGCACCGGTGAGGATCAGTGTGTTCGTCAGGCCGTAGGCGATGAGGTCGCCGATGCTGCCGCCGACCTGATAGCTCTGGCCGAAGTCGAGGGTCAGGAGACTGCCGATCCAGGTGGCGTACTGCGCGATGAAGCCGCGGTCCAGACCGAGGTCGTGCCGGATGGCCTCGAGTGCCTCCGGCGACGCGTCGGGCCCGGCGAGAGCCGCCTCGGGGCCACCCGGGATGAGTCGGACGATGGAGAAGATGAGCAACGACGCGACCGCGAGCACGATGATGGCGGTCGGCAGCCGACGGGCCAGGTATCCGAACATGTCTACTGCTTCCCTGCCGAGGTGAGAAATGCGTTGGCGAGATGGAGTTGGTTGCGCCGGTCCCAGTCGATGTTGCCCACGGAGGCCGCGGTCGCCACCTTCATCAGCACGACACCCACCTCGACGAGGAACAGGTCACGCAGCCAGATGTCGTCGAGTTGCCGGTAGGCGGCGAGGGCTTCCGGCGATGAGCCGTCCGGAACGGTCCACGCCGCCTCGGCCGCGGCCGCGTACGCCGCGTTCACATAGTTCGACGAGTTCTTGGCCGCATTGAACGGATACGCCGACACCGCGAGTGTCGACGGAGTGAACTGAGCGAAACCGTGTTGCAGCAACCACAATCCGGCGAACTCGCCGCCGATGAGCTTCGATGCCTGCTGGGTCCGGTCGTTGGGTACCAGCTCCACGGTGATCCCGATGTCCTTGAGGTTGGACTGGACGATCTCGGCGATGATCCGGTCGACGCCCTGCGTCGAGAAGTCCAGCGACAGCGGAGGAACGGGACCGACTTCGGCGAGCAGGGCCCGTGCCCGAGGGAGATCGCGGGTGTAGGTCGCGTTGTCGTCGGGCCGGAAGGCCGGCGACCATTCCGGCCACGGCAGGTTCACCGGGTATCCACTCCCCCGATAGACATCGGAGATGATCCGTTCCCGGTCGATCGCGTACGCGATGGCGTGGCGGACCCGGACGTCGGACAGCACCGGATTGGTGACATTGATGCCGACATACTGCTGAGACTCGGCACCGGTCAGGGTGATCTCCTCGAAGCCGTACCGCGAGGTGACCAGTTGCTGGTCGTGGTGGCTGAGTCCCTCCGCCACGTCGAGCTGCCCCGTCCGCAGGCGGGTGGACAACGATTGCTGGTCCTTGACCACCACGAACCGGACGGCGTCCAGAGGAGGCGCGCCGCCCCAATACCGTTCGTTACGCACCAGGCGGACCGCGGAATTCGGTTGCCATGACTCGAACCGGAACGGGCCGGTGCCGTTGAACCGCTTGCCCGCCTTGAGGTCTGCCAACGTGTTCCCGTCGATGACGGGAGCCGAGTCGAGCAGGTCGAAGATGTTGCTCAGCGGATGGGCGAATTCGAGCACGATGCGGTGCGGGTCGGTGGTGTCGAAGCCGGTGATGGCCGCGGCCGTTCGTTTGAACTGCGGGGTCCACGGCCCACCGACGTATGCCCTGATCGAATGCTCCACGTCCGTGGCCACGAACGGCCGGCCGTCGTGGAACGTCACGTCCCGGCGCAGATCCAGGGCCAGCGACCGTCCGTCCGGGGACAGCTGCCAGCCGGTCGCCAGCGAGGGCTCGACGGTGAGCGAGTCCCGTGCGTAGCGGATCAGTGTGTCGTAGGTGTTCGCCACGACATGACCGTTGAGCGCACCGGTTCCGATCTGCAGAAAGGCTTTCGGACTCAGGTCGTTGAGCACGCCGACCCGCAGCTCGCCGCCGCGCGGTACGGGTTCACCCGGCTGCAGCGATCGGACCGTGGAGTTCTGTTGCCGGGACACGGCGGACTGGCAACCGGCCACCGCGAACAGGGTCGCGATGACCACGACCAGTGTGCAGCACACACGGACGCTTCGACGTCGGAGCATATGGTTTCGGCGTTTCTGTGATGGCTGCGCAAGTGCGCCGCAGCGCGGACCGGGATGTGGGGCGTCGACATCCACGAGCGAATGTTCGACGCCCATTCTGGCCGTCGGCCACTCGGAGATGCGTCCTTCGATTTCACCGGGATGGAACCCTTGACACCCGTGGGGCCGTACGGCACCGTGCGTCGTGCCCGGTGTCCCGACAACCCGGACGCGACGACAGGAGGACCGCCACGTGGCTGACCGCAACCCGCCCACGATTCCCGAGAATGCCCGCAATTACCAGGGTTTCGGCGGTGTGGTCGGGCGGACCACCTCGCAGTCGGAACCCTGGTGGCCCGAGGAGAAGTCCGCGCCGCCCGGAGCGCCCAACATCGTGGTCGTCCTCATCGACGACATGGGTTACTCGGACATCGCGCCGTTCGGCGCCGAGATCGACACACCCAATCTCGATCGGCTGGCGCGCAACGGAATCCGGTTGAGCAACTATCACACCACCCCGGTGTGTTCACCGGCACGAGCCGCTCTGCTCACCGGCCTCAACCCGCATCGCGCGGGCTACGGGAGCGTCGCGAACTCGGACCCGGGTTTTCCCGGCCTCCGTCTCGAATTGGCCGACGACGTGCTGGCGCTGCCGGAGATCCTCCGTGAATCCGGTTATGCGACCTACGCCGTCGGGAAATGGCATCTGGTCCGCGACGCGAACATGGGTCCGGGACGCGACCGGGGATCATGGCCGCTGCAGCGCGGTTTCGACAGCTACTACGGTTCGCTCGAGGGCCTCAACTCGTTCTTCTACCCCAATCAGCTCATCGCCGACAACTCGGTCGTCGACGTCGAGACGTATCCCGAGGACTACTACGTCACCGACGACCTCACCGATCGCGCCATCGGGCAGATCAAGAGTCTGCGCGCACAGGACCCCACCAAGCCGTTCTTCCTGTACTTCGCTCACATCGCGATGCACGGTCCGCACCAGGTGAAGGAGTCCGATCTCGCCAGATACCGCGGCCGGTATGCCGACGGCTGGGATGTCGTGCGACAACAACGCTTCGAGCGCCAGAAAGCGGAGGGGTTGTTCGACGCCGGTACCCGCATGGCCGAGCGCAACACCGAACCGGGATACGACGCCCCGCCGTGGGCGGACCTCACGGTCGAGGAGAAGCGGCGTTTCCAGCGCTACCAGGAGGTCTACGCCGCCATGGTCGACAGCGTCGACCAGAGCGTCGGCCGGGTCCTGGACACGCTGGACGAACTCGGCGAGCTCGACAACACCATCGTCGTCTTCACCTCGGACAACGGCGGGACCGCCGAAGGCGGCCCGTCCGGGACCCGTTCGTATTTCAGTCAATTCGTCCACGGGCCGGTGCCGCCGGACTGGGAGCGCGACGTACCGCACGACGAGGATCTCATCGGGTCACCCGAGCTGGGGGTGCACTATCCGCGTGGCTGGGGCCAGGCGTCGAACACGCCGTTCCGCTTCTACAAGGGCCAGACCTTCGCCGGCGGCGTCCGGGTGCCGTTCGTCATCTCGTGGCCCGCCGGCCTGTCGCGAGACCCCCGGGACAATGGCGTGCGACGGCAGTTCTCGTACGTGACCGACGTCGTCCCGACGCTCCTCGAACTCGCCGGGGTGGACACCCCCACCCACCGGCACGGACGGCCCGCCCAGGAGCGGGACGGCGTGAGTGTCGTGGATTTCCTCCGGAATCCGTCTGCGGAGTCTCCCCACATCGAGCAGTACGCCGAGTTCGGCGGACATCGCGGGTTCTATCGCGACGGTTGGAAACTGGTGTCCTTGCATCAGGATCCGGCGGCGGTGGACGATCCGGTCTGGGAACTGTACGACGTCACGAACGATCCCGCCGAGACCCGCGATCTGGCTGCGACGCATCCCGACAAGGTCACCGAGCTGGCCCGTGCCTGGGACGAGGCGGCGTGGCACAACACGGTGTTCCCGCTGTTCGACTCGCCCGCGGCACAGTCCCGCCGCCGGCCCGCGGAGGAGCGCCTGAGCGACCCGGTGCGGATCCTCGCCGGCACGCCGGCCCTGGAGCGGTACCGCTCGAGTCGATTGATCGCCTACCGCGACTTCGACATCGAGGCCGAACTCGACGGATGGACTCCCGACGCCGAGGGCGTCGTGGTCGCGCATGGAGACCCCCAGGGCGGGTACCTGCTGTATGTCGAGTCGGGCTCGGCGCATTTCGTGTTCAACGCCTACGGTCGCCGGCACCGGGTGTCGGGTCCGGTGCCGTCGGGTACCACCCGGCTCGTCGTCCATGCCGTCGCGACGCCCTCGGTGCGCTGGGGATTCACGATCGAGGCGGCGGCCGGCGAACATTCGTCGGTCATCGCGAAGCTCGACGATCAGGTGCAGCTGGTCGGCATGGCGCCGTGGACGGGCATCTCGGTGGGCGTGGACGCCCGCGGGCCGGTGGATCCCGATCTCCGGAGGCGCCGGGGCGTGTTCCGGTTCGGCCCAGCGCTTCGCGCGGTGACCTACCGCCCCGGAACGGTGCGGGTCCCCGCCGATGTCCGGCGCGAGATCGACCAGGCCGCCGAGTCCTCGGCGGACTGACGCTTCCGATCACCGTGAGCGATTACCTCGATCGCATCGCCATCGTGGTGATCTCATGAATCCGATTGCCACGAAACGACATCGAGAAGAGAGGACACGAGATGACCTTGGCGCAGATCGAGGACCGGACCGAGCGCGAGCAGGCGGCTCATCGGGTCTACCGCGACGCGGGGATCACCGTCGACAAGCTCGGCGAGCACATCGGGGCCCGCGTCGGACAGGTGCGGCTCGGCGGGGACATCGCCCCGGAACAGGTGGAGGCGATCCGGCTGGCGCTCGCGATCAACAAGACGATCGTCTTCGAAGGCCAGGATCAGCTCGACGACGACAGCCAGTACGCCTTCGCCGAGCTCCTGGGCGATCCCACCGCACCTCATCCCACGGTGACCTCACGCGGTGAGCAGTTGCTGACCATCGAAGGTGCGGCGAACAGCTGGCACTCGGACGTGACGTTCGTCGATCGCATCCCGAAGGCGTCCATTCTCCGCGCCGTGACGCTGCCGGCCTACGGCGGCGCGACCACCTGGGCGTCGACGGTGGCGGCCTACGAACAGCTGCCGAAACCGCTGCGCGCGCTGGCCGAGGAATTGTGGGCCACCCACACCAACCTGTACGACTACGTCAGCCAGTCGGAGCCGTCGGGCGGAGTCGACGTCAGCCGCAAGGCCGATCACTACAAGGAGTTCACCAGCTCGGAGTACCAGACGCTGCACCCCGTCGTCCGCGTCCATCCCGAGACCGGCGAACGCAGCCTGCTGCTCGGGCACTTCGCCAAGGAGTTCCGCGGTCTCAAGAGTGCGGAGTTCGCCGACCTCTACCAGCTTCTGCAGGCACGGATCACCAAGCTTGAGAACACCTTCCGGTGGAATTGGAAGCTCGGCGACGTGGCGATCTGGGACAACCGCGCCACGCAGCACTATGGCATCGCCGACTTCGGCAACCAGAGGCGCGAACTGCACCGCATCACGCTGGCCGGCGATGTACCGGTGGACGTCCACGGTCAGTCCAGCCAGATTCTCCAGGGCGACGCGACGCACTACTCGGTCGTCGAGGAACCCGCACGTCTGTCGGTGTTCGCGGCCTGAACCTCCCCGGCCACCACCGCCGGGTACCCGGCGGTCACAGATCTCGGCCCGACCGCCGGGTACCCCGAGACCGGCGAGACCGCATTGTGACGGAGAACTCCCGACGATCCGTCGTGATCCGGGTTCATCCGCCCGTCGGCTGGGTACCCCACCGCCACGCACTGGTGATGGGGAGAACCCGCCACCTGCACACCGCTCAGGCACCCTGGGGCGAGCAGCCAGGGTGATGAGTGTGCCGGGTGCAGACTGGAGCAGACATGGCCATCACCGACATCGCGGGGTACGCACACCTCTCTGACGCCGACATCGATTCGCTCGCTTGCGAACTGGACTCGATACGGTCCGACGTCGAGGCCGATCGGGGCGCGAGCGATGCGCGCTACATCCACCGCGCCGTCGCGCTGCAGCGATCGCTGGAGGTCGCCGGACGGGCGGTGTTGGTCTTCTCCAGACGCCGGCCGGCATGGATCGTCGGAACGGGCCTGCTCGCATGCGCGAAGATCATCGAGAACATGGAACTGGGCCACAACATCATGCACGGGCAGTGGGATTGGATGAACGATCCCGAACTGCACAGCGCCAAGTGGGAATGGGACCAGGTCGGGCCGTCCGCCCAGTGGAAGCAGGCACACAACTACTCCCATCACGTCTACACCAACATCGTCGGAATGGACGACGACATCGGATTCGGCGTCATCCGCATGACCCGCGACCTCCCGTGGCGACCGATCAACGCGCTGCAACCGCTCGCCAACATCGTGCTGGCACTGACATTCGAGTGGGGCATCGCCAGGCACGACCTCGACGCGGAGAAGGCCAGAGAGGCCGCGGCGGCGGAAGCGGCACCCGCGAGACCGCCGGCCCCACGGGCGCGAAGCCGCCGCGAGTTCTCCCGCAAGATCGGCAGGCAACTCCTCAAGGACTTCGTCGTCTTCCCCGCGTTGACCGGACCCGCGTTCCGTTCGACCATGACCGCGAATCTCACCGCGAACGTGCTCCGCAACCTGTGGGCGTACGTGGTGATCTTCTGCGGCCACTTTCCCGACGGCGCCGAGAAGTTCACCATGAGCGACTTCGCATCCGAGACCCGGCCGCTCTGGTATCTACGACAAATGCTGGGCAGCGCGAACTTTCGTGCCGGACCGGTCCTGGCGTTCATGAGCGGCAACCTGTGCTATCAGATCGAGCACCACCTGTTTCCCGACCTGCCAAGCAATCGCTATCGTCAGATCTCCCGCCGCGTGCAGGCGCTGTGCGAGCGCTACGACCTTCCCTACACCACGGGCTCCCTGGCACATCAGTACCTGCTCGCGCTCCGCACCGTTCACAAACTGGCTCTCCCCGACCGATTCCTCCGTCGTTCGTCACACGACGCCCCGGAGACCGGTTCGGAACAGCGATTCCGCTCCGTGGTCCCGACGGTGGACAGCGTCAGTCCGGGAGTCGGCCGACGGACCGGTCTCCGGAGTGCCCTGGCCGGTCACCCTCGACAACGTGTCGCTGCGGGTCCGACGCCCACTGCGAGAACG belongs to Gordonia sp. KTR9 and includes:
- a CDS encoding ABC transporter permease, coding for MFGYLARRLPTAIIVLAVASLLIFSIVRLIPGGPEAALAGPDASPEALEAIRHDLGLDRGFIAQYATWIGSLLTLDFGQSYQVGGSIGDLIAYGLTNTLILTGAALVVALVLAFGLSLAATLWDNRIVNAVLTSVNAAAIALPTFVVGTVLILVFGVRLRWLPAGGTPPDGFTDSLQISAQYLLLPALTLGLPAGAMLARFLTESIRTELRQPYVLTARALGVSHSDIVVRHALRNALPPTLTALGLTVGALLGGAVLVESIFGWPGLGLLTEEGIFSRDYPLVQVLVLLSVAVFVIIQLLADIAHAWLDPRIRLAGE
- a CDS encoding TauD/TfdA dioxygenase family protein, whose amino-acid sequence is MTLAQIEDRTEREQAAHRVYRDAGITVDKLGEHIGARVGQVRLGGDIAPEQVEAIRLALAINKTIVFEGQDQLDDDSQYAFAELLGDPTAPHPTVTSRGEQLLTIEGAANSWHSDVTFVDRIPKASILRAVTLPAYGGATTWASTVAAYEQLPKPLRALAEELWATHTNLYDYVSQSEPSGGVDVSRKADHYKEFTSSEYQTLHPVVRVHPETGERSLLLGHFAKEFRGLKSAEFADLYQLLQARITKLENTFRWNWKLGDVAIWDNRATQHYGIADFGNQRRELHRITLAGDVPVDVHGQSSQILQGDATHYSVVEEPARLSVFAA
- a CDS encoding arylsulfatase is translated as MADRNPPTIPENARNYQGFGGVVGRTTSQSEPWWPEEKSAPPGAPNIVVVLIDDMGYSDIAPFGAEIDTPNLDRLARNGIRLSNYHTTPVCSPARAALLTGLNPHRAGYGSVANSDPGFPGLRLELADDVLALPEILRESGYATYAVGKWHLVRDANMGPGRDRGSWPLQRGFDSYYGSLEGLNSFFYPNQLIADNSVVDVETYPEDYYVTDDLTDRAIGQIKSLRAQDPTKPFFLYFAHIAMHGPHQVKESDLARYRGRYADGWDVVRQQRFERQKAEGLFDAGTRMAERNTEPGYDAPPWADLTVEEKRRFQRYQEVYAAMVDSVDQSVGRVLDTLDELGELDNTIVVFTSDNGGTAEGGPSGTRSYFSQFVHGPVPPDWERDVPHDEDLIGSPELGVHYPRGWGQASNTPFRFYKGQTFAGGVRVPFVISWPAGLSRDPRDNGVRRQFSYVTDVVPTLLELAGVDTPTHRHGRPAQERDGVSVVDFLRNPSAESPHIEQYAEFGGHRGFYRDGWKLVSLHQDPAAVDDPVWELYDVTNDPAETRDLAATHPDKVTELARAWDEAAWHNTVFPLFDSPAAQSRRRPAEERLSDPVRILAGTPALERYRSSRLIAYRDFDIEAELDGWTPDAEGVVVAHGDPQGGYLLYVESGSAHFVFNAYGRRHRVSGPVPSGTTRLVVHAVATPSVRWGFTIEAAAGEHSSVIAKLDDQVQLVGMAPWTGISVGVDARGPVDPDLRRRRGVFRFGPALRAVTYRPGTVRVPADVRREIDQAAESSAD
- a CDS encoding ABC transporter substrate-binding protein → MLRRRSVRVCCTLVVVIATLFAVAGCQSAVSRQQNSTVRSLQPGEPVPRGGELRVGVLNDLSPKAFLQIGTGALNGHVVANTYDTLIRYARDSLTVEPSLATGWQLSPDGRSLALDLRRDVTFHDGRPFVATDVEHSIRAYVGGPWTPQFKRTAAAITGFDTTDPHRIVLEFAHPLSNIFDLLDSAPVIDGNTLADLKAGKRFNGTGPFRFESWQPNSAVRLVRNERYWGGAPPLDAVRFVVVKDQQSLSTRLRTGQLDVAEGLSHHDQQLVTSRYGFEEITLTGAESQQYVGINVTNPVLSDVRVRHAIAYAIDRERIISDVYRGSGYPVNLPWPEWSPAFRPDDNATYTRDLPRARALLAEVGPVPPLSLDFSTQGVDRIIAEIVQSNLKDIGITVELVPNDRTQQASKLIGGEFAGLWLLQHGFAQFTPSTLAVSAYPFNAAKNSSNYVNAAYAAAAEAAWTVPDGSSPEALAAYRQLDDIWLRDLFLVEVGVVLMKVATAASVGNIDWDRRNQLHLANAFLTSAGKQ
- a CDS encoding fatty acid desaturase yields the protein MAITDIAGYAHLSDADIDSLACELDSIRSDVEADRGASDARYIHRAVALQRSLEVAGRAVLVFSRRRPAWIVGTGLLACAKIIENMELGHNIMHGQWDWMNDPELHSAKWEWDQVGPSAQWKQAHNYSHHVYTNIVGMDDDIGFGVIRMTRDLPWRPINALQPLANIVLALTFEWGIARHDLDAEKAREAAAAEAAPARPPAPRARSRREFSRKIGRQLLKDFVVFPALTGPAFRSTMTANLTANVLRNLWAYVVIFCGHFPDGAEKFTMSDFASETRPLWYLRQMLGSANFRAGPVLAFMSGNLCYQIEHHLFPDLPSNRYRQISRRVQALCERYDLPYTTGSLAHQYLLALRTVHKLALPDRFLRRSSHDAPETGSEQRFRSVVPTVDSVSPGVGRRTGLRSALAGHPRQRVAAGPTPTARTSPGTALRRYR